In Campylobacter concisus, a single window of DNA contains:
- a CDS encoding FAD-dependent oxidoreductase, whose translation MRQKHFEVVIVGAGISGTALFYELAAFSDIKKVALLEKYDGVATLNSNGKGNSQTIHCGDIETNYTLEKAKKVSRVANMPVKYALKYNLDGKYMFAHQKMALAIGDAEVERMKERYESFRELFPYLEIYDKEKLKQIEPNVVFDANGNERPENIIAIGTQNGQFTTMDFGGLANSLVQNALNLGADGYEISLNSEVTDIKKAGDTFHIKINDGEVITANYVVVDAGGHSLFLAHKMGYGLHLSTLPVAGSFYFAKKRLLNGKVYMVQNDKLPFAALHGDPDILANGNTRFGPTALVIPKLERYHGCSSFFDFCKCLKFDKNVFEVFTNLLKDSDIRSYILRNFLFEVPFINKKEFVKDARKIVPSLSENDLSYAVNFGGVRPQVIDRNKKCLELGEGKISTGEGISFNMTPSPGATSCFEIARTDMIEACKFLGKNFNEEKFNAEFFE comes from the coding sequence ATGAGGCAGAAGCACTTTGAAGTGGTAATTGTCGGAGCAGGCATTAGTGGGACGGCGCTCTTTTATGAGTTGGCTGCATTTAGTGATATAAAAAAGGTCGCACTTTTAGAAAAATATGACGGCGTAGCTACTCTAAATTCAAACGGCAAAGGCAACTCACAAACCATTCATTGTGGCGATATCGAGACAAACTACACACTAGAAAAGGCAAAAAAAGTCTCTCGTGTGGCAAATATGCCAGTAAAATATGCTCTAAAATACAATCTTGATGGCAAATATATGTTCGCTCATCAAAAGATGGCACTAGCTATCGGAGATGCTGAAGTAGAGCGCATGAAAGAGCGATATGAGAGTTTTAGAGAGCTTTTTCCTTATCTTGAAATTTATGACAAAGAGAAGTTAAAACAAATCGAACCAAACGTCGTTTTTGACGCAAATGGCAATGAGAGGCCAGAAAACATCATCGCCATAGGCACGCAAAATGGGCAGTTTACGACGATGGACTTTGGCGGCTTAGCAAACTCTCTTGTGCAAAATGCGCTAAATTTAGGCGCAGATGGTTATGAGATCAGCCTAAACTCAGAAGTAACTGATATAAAAAAGGCGGGTGATACATTTCACATAAAGATAAATGATGGCGAGGTGATCACCGCAAACTACGTTGTAGTAGATGCTGGAGGACACTCGCTATTTTTGGCTCACAAAATGGGTTATGGGCTTCATCTTAGCACATTGCCCGTTGCTGGAAGCTTTTATTTCGCAAAAAAACGCCTACTAAACGGCAAAGTCTATATGGTGCAAAACGATAAGCTACCATTTGCCGCGCTTCACGGCGATCCAGATATCCTAGCTAACGGCAACACTCGCTTTGGACCAACAGCTCTTGTCATACCAAAACTAGAGAGATATCACGGCTGTTCAAGCTTTTTTGACTTTTGTAAATGTCTAAAATTTGATAAAAACGTCTTTGAAGTCTTTACAAATCTCTTAAAAGATAGCGACATCAGATCTTATATTTTGAGAAATTTCTTATTTGAAGTACCATTTATCAATAAAAAAGAATTTGTAAAAGATGCTAGAAAGATCGTACCAAGCCTAAGTGAAAACGATCTGAGCTATGCTGTAAATTTTGGTGGCGTAAGACCGCAAGTTATCGACCGTAATAAAAAGTGCCTTGAGCTTGGCGAGGGCAAGATAAGCACAGGCGAGGGCATAAGTTTTAATATGACTCCAAGTCCTGGGGCTACTAGTTGCTTTGAAATAGCAAGAACTGATATGATCGAAGCCTGTAAATTTTTAGGTAAAAATTTTAACGAAGAGAAATTTAACGCTGAGTTTTTTGAATAA
- a CDS encoding DUF4272 domain-containing protein — translation MPKTAQQRKDESIKILKKEGVAVLESLPLRYDNSEVTPRSVDEIITRAVCSFTAIMCACTIRDNGHLSEDEIAWAKDFLGDFYGDLSVKEKEVVEGRADINLAVNMGWKYESLWILLWALGIAEDIGEMDKICDCDFVMDVFREGGLKNRSKPRSLDEILSKLDLVYRYHWACVDARINGKKVAGLDEEVVMERRAGLEWLCCKGQENDDIKAEFNAWDHPDLNT, via the coding sequence ATGCCAAAAACAGCGCAACAAAGAAAAGATGAGAGCATAAAAATTTTAAAAAAAGAGGGCGTGGCTGTGCTTGAGAGTCTGCCACTAAGGTATGATAATAGTGAAGTTACGCCAAGAAGTGTTGATGAGATCATTACTCGTGCGGTTTGCTCATTTACAGCGATCATGTGCGCTTGCACTATCCGCGACAATGGCCACTTAAGTGAAGATGAGATAGCTTGGGCTAAAGACTTTTTGGGCGATTTTTATGGCGATCTAAGTGTAAAAGAAAAAGAGGTCGTAGAGGGCAGAGCCGATATAAATTTGGCTGTAAATATGGGCTGGAAATATGAGTCGCTTTGGATCTTGCTTTGGGCACTTGGTATAGCTGAAGATATTGGAGAGATGGATAAAATTTGCGACTGTGATTTTGTGATGGATGTCTTTAGAGAGGGTGGGCTCAAAAACCGCTCAAAACCGCGCAGTTTGGATGAAATTTTAAGCAAACTTGACCTAGTTTATCGTTACCACTGGGCGTGCGTAGATGCAAGGATAAACGGTAAAAAGGTTGCCGGACTTGACGAAGAGGTCGTTATGGAAAGACGTGCAGGGCTTGAGTGGTTATGTTGCAAAGGGCAAGAAAATGATGACATAAAGGCTGAATTTAACGCCTGGGATCATCCTGATCTAAATACGTAA
- a CDS encoding NAD-dependent epimerase, producing MKILVTGTAGFIGFHLANALIKRGDDVVGYDVINDYYDVNLKLARLKTAGFETSEIDYGKFITSKTHPNLKFIKADLADEKTMKELFAKEKFNVVVNLAAQAGVRYSLINPKAYIDSNITGFMNILECCRHNEIKNLVYASSSSVYGLNENMPFSTHEAVNHPISLYAATKKSNEMMAHTYSHLFNVPTTGLRFFTVYGPWGRPDMALFLFVDAALKDKTIDVFNYGKMKRDFTYVDDIVKGIIKCIDNPAKPNPAWDAKHPDPATSKAPFKVYNIGNNSPVELMDYIKAVEIKIGREIKKNFLPLQAGDVPATFADVSDLVADFDYKPNTKVNDGVAKFVEWYCEFYGVKI from the coding sequence ATGAAAATTTTAGTAACTGGAACAGCTGGATTTATAGGATTTCACTTGGCAAATGCACTCATAAAAAGAGGCGATGATGTCGTCGGATATGACGTGATAAATGACTATTACGACGTAAATTTAAAGCTTGCACGCCTAAAAACGGCTGGCTTTGAGACTAGCGAGATAGATTATGGCAAGTTTATCACCTCAAAAACACATCCGAATTTAAAATTTATAAAAGCCGACCTCGCTGATGAAAAGACTATGAAAGAGCTTTTTGCTAAAGAAAAATTTAACGTAGTGGTAAATTTAGCCGCACAAGCAGGCGTTCGCTACTCGCTTATAAACCCAAAAGCTTACATAGACAGCAACATCACAGGCTTTATGAATATCCTAGAGTGTTGCCGTCATAATGAGATCAAAAACCTAGTCTATGCAAGCTCTAGCTCGGTTTATGGCTTAAATGAGAACATGCCATTTTCTACGCATGAGGCGGTAAATCACCCTATAAGCCTCTACGCAGCGACTAAAAAGAGCAACGAGATGATGGCGCACACTTATAGCCACCTATTCAACGTACCAACGACTGGACTTCGCTTTTTTACGGTGTATGGACCATGGGGACGCCCTGATATGGCGCTATTTTTGTTTGTCGACGCTGCACTTAAAGATAAAACTATCGACGTCTTTAACTACGGCAAGATGAAGCGTGACTTTACCTACGTGGACGACATTGTAAAGGGCATCATTAAGTGCATCGACAACCCTGCTAAGCCAAACCCAGCTTGGGATGCGAAACACCCAGACCCAGCCACTTCAAAAGCGCCATTTAAGGTCTATAATATCGGCAATAATAGCCCAGTCGAGCTCATGGACTACATCAAGGCGGTTGAGATAAAGATCGGCCGCGAGATCAAGAAAAATTTCCTCCCACTTCAAGCAGGCGACGTGCCAGCGACATTTGCAGACGTGAGCGACCTTGTAGCGGACTTTGACTACAAGCCAAATACAAAAGTAAACGACGGCGTGGCTAAATTTGTTGAGTGGTACTGCGAGTTTTACGGAGTTAAAATTTAA
- a CDS encoding DNA-3-methyladenine glycosylase I has product MKRCEWAKGELDIAYHDNEWGKVVKEDRKFFEMIVLEGFQAGLSWHGVLQKREAMREAFDGFDPEKIKLYGEAEIAKFMQNERLIRNRLKLKSLAINALAFLSVTQEFGSFYDYLWGYLLRKFDPKFDGKQIINHYQDIKQVPATTPMSDFVAKELKKRGFKFLGSVSTYAFLQSVGVVDDHMDYCFCKAKA; this is encoded by the coding sequence ATGAAGCGATGTGAATGGGCAAAAGGCGAGCTTGATATAGCTTACCACGATAACGAGTGGGGCAAAGTCGTAAAAGAAGATAGAAAATTTTTCGAAATGATAGTTTTGGAAGGCTTTCAGGCGGGACTTTCGTGGCATGGAGTGCTTCAAAAAAGAGAGGCTATGAGAGAGGCGTTTGATGGCTTTGATCCAGAGAAGATCAAGCTTTACGGCGAGGCTGAGATAGCGAAATTTATGCAAAATGAGAGGCTGATCCGTAATAGATTAAAACTAAAATCACTCGCTATAAATGCCCTTGCATTTTTATCCGTAACGCAAGAATTTGGTAGCTTTTATGACTATCTTTGGGGATATTTGTTAAGAAAATTTGACCCAAAATTTGACGGCAAGCAGATCATAAATCACTATCAAGATATCAAACAAGTGCCAGCCACTACGCCGATGTCTGATTTTGTGGCAAAGGAGCTAAAAAAGCGAGGGTTTAAATTTTTAGGCTCTGTTAGCACCTATGCGTTTTTGCAAAGTGTGGGCGTTGTAGACGATCATATGGATTATTGCTTTTGCAAGGCAAAAGCTTGA
- a CDS encoding DNA ligase has protein sequence MRIFFAVLVLLNFAFTLDLLRLSEYKDQNVSGWLASEKLDGVRAYWNGENLLSRQGKKLNAPLSFTKNFPKFALDGELYAKELKFEEIQATVMDKLPDEKAWQRLKFHIFDVPEANGGLLDRLEVLAKFLKNEPNENLIIIKQIKMRDNAQFLKFTEDIIVKGGEGAVVREPNAPYERKRSKNALKFKKFKDAECEVIAINKGSGKYAKFAGSLTCKALGGKQGEEKADEPKSGTIFKIGSGLSDEKRRNPPKIGSIITYKFQNLTANGKPRFPIFLRVRED, from the coding sequence ATTAGAATATTTTTTGCGGTTTTAGTCCTTTTAAATTTTGCATTTACTCTTGATTTGCTGCGCCTTAGCGAGTATAAAGATCAAAATGTCTCAGGCTGGCTAGCTAGCGAAAAGCTTGATGGCGTGCGTGCTTACTGGAACGGAGAGAATTTACTATCAAGACAGGGCAAAAAGCTAAATGCACCGCTAAGTTTTACTAAAAATTTCCCAAAATTTGCACTTGATGGCGAGCTTTACGCAAAGGAGCTTAAGTTTGAAGAAATTCAAGCAACAGTGATGGATAAGTTGCCCGATGAAAAAGCTTGGCAGAGGTTAAAATTTCATATTTTTGATGTGCCTGAGGCAAATGGTGGCTTGCTTGATAGGCTTGAAGTTTTAGCTAAATTCCTAAAAAATGAGCCAAATGAAAACTTAATCATCATAAAGCAGATAAAAATGCGTGATAATGCTCAGTTTTTAAAATTTACAGAGGACATTATTGTAAAAGGCGGCGAGGGAGCAGTCGTACGTGAGCCAAATGCACCGTACGAGCGAAAAAGAAGCAAAAATGCACTGAAATTTAAAAAATTTAAAGATGCCGAGTGTGAAGTAATCGCTATAAATAAAGGTAGCGGCAAATACGCAAAATTTGCTGGCTCGCTTACCTGCAAAGCGCTTGGTGGCAAGCAGGGTGAAGAAAAAGCTGACGAGCCAAAATCTGGCACTATCTTTAAAATAGGCTCAGGACTAAGCGATGAAAAGCGCCGAAATCCCCCAAAAATAGGCTCTATAATTACATATAAATTTCAAAATTTAACTGCTAATGGCAAGCCAAGATTTCCAATATTTTTAAGGGTTAGAGAAGATTAA